A region of Oscillatoria salina IIICB1 DNA encodes the following proteins:
- a CDS encoding hybrid sensor histidine kinase/response regulator produces the protein MKPTILVVEDEVIIGMDIKNSLKRLGYNVPAVIATGEKALEKAEKIQPDLILMDIMLKGSLDGVEVAEKIRTDLQLPVVFLTAHTDPTTLERAKATQPFGYIVKPFQEKDLHTTVEIALARCRAETEIRKALEKEKELNELKSRFVSMVSHEFRTPMSTILFSSDLLRIYMNQWSEEKKLTHIQRIKTAIQRMTEMLNDILLIGKAEAGKIEFNPRKINLNNLCRQLVEDIQVADQNNHEIDLDIESEFTEAILDEKLLHHILINLLSNAVKYSPNNTSVSLKIAAQENYLIFEIKDSGIGIPEADRQRLFETFHRAKNVGAIPGTGLGLAIVKRSVDFHNGTIEVQSEVGQGTTFTVKLPSQI, from the coding sequence ATGAAACCTACAATTTTAGTTGTTGAAGATGAAGTAATTATTGGCATGGATATTAAAAATAGCTTAAAAAGATTAGGCTATAACGTCCCTGCTGTCATCGCTACTGGCGAAAAAGCCCTGGAAAAAGCCGAAAAAATCCAACCAGACTTAATTCTGATGGATATTATGTTAAAAGGTTCCCTCGATGGCGTAGAAGTTGCTGAAAAAATCCGCACTGATTTGCAATTACCTGTGGTTTTTCTTACCGCTCATACCGATCCTACCACTTTAGAACGGGCAAAAGCAACTCAACCTTTTGGTTATATTGTTAAACCTTTTCAAGAGAAAGATTTACATACCACTGTAGAAATTGCTTTAGCCCGGTGTCGAGCCGAAACTGAAATCAGAAAAGCCCTGGAAAAAGAAAAGGAACTTAACGAACTGAAATCGCGTTTTGTTTCGATGGTTTCCCACGAATTCAGAACGCCAATGTCAACAATTTTGTTCTCATCTGACTTACTAAGAATCTACATGAATCAGTGGTCAGAGGAGAAAAAATTGACTCACATTCAAAGAATTAAAACTGCCATTCAACGAATGACAGAAATGCTCAATGATATCTTACTCATCGGCAAAGCAGAAGCCGGAAAAATCGAATTCAATCCTCGGAAAATTAATCTGAACAATCTTTGTCGTCAATTAGTAGAAGATATTCAAGTTGCCGACCAAAATAACCACGAGATCGACTTGGATATTGAAAGTGAATTTACTGAAGCTATACTAGACGAAAAATTACTACATCATATCCTGATTAACTTACTTTCCAATGCCGTCAAATATTCACCTAATAATACTTCAGTAAGCTTGAAGATCGCCGCTCAAGAAAATTACCTAATTTTTGAGATTAAAGATTCCGGAATTGGTATTCCTGAAGCCGATCGCCAACGACTTTTTGAAACCTTCCATCGAGCTAAAAATGTCGGTGCAATTCCCGGAACTGGATTAGGGCTAGCAATTGTGAAAAGATCGGTAGACTTTCATAATGGCACGATTGAAGTTCAAAGTGAAGTCGGTCAAGGAACTACATTTACTGTCAAGTTGCCTTCTCAAATTTAG
- a CDS encoding M20 metallopeptidase family protein translates to MVSTFPTGNSIEGDREALQSADRVRLEIRALQSKLVRWRRSLHQKPELGFQEVLTSQFVDEKLTAWGIEHQTQIAKTGIVATIPGNSPGPVLAIRADMDALPIQEQNEVAYKSQHKGIMHACGHDGHTAIALGTAYYLSQHRQDFSGTVKIIFQPAEEGPGGAKPMIEAGVLKNPDVDGIIGLHLWNNLPLGTIGVRQGALMAAVELFRCTIQGKGGHGAMPDQTVDAIVVTAQIINALQTIVARNINPIDSAVVTVGELHAGSAMNVIADSAKISGTVRYFNPQYEGYISQRLEEIIAGVCQSHGASYELDYWQLYPALINHHQMTELVRSVATDVVETPAGVVPECQTMGGEDMSFFLQQVPGCYFFLGSANPEKGLAYPHHHPRFDFDESVLSMGVEMFVRCVEKFCR, encoded by the coding sequence ATGGTTTCAACTTTTCCGACTGGTAACTCAATTGAAGGCGATCGCGAAGCGCTGCAAAGCGCAGATCGCGTTCGTTTAGAAATTAGAGCTTTACAATCTAAGTTAGTACGATGGCGGCGTAGTTTGCACCAAAAACCAGAGTTAGGTTTCCAAGAGGTACTAACTTCCCAGTTTGTGGACGAAAAATTGACAGCTTGGGGCATCGAGCATCAAACACAGATCGCCAAAACTGGTATAGTAGCAACTATACCTGGAAATAGTCCCGGTCCGGTGCTAGCTATTCGCGCCGATATGGACGCTTTACCAATTCAAGAACAAAACGAAGTAGCTTATAAATCGCAGCATAAAGGTATTATGCACGCTTGCGGTCACGATGGACACACAGCGATCGCACTAGGTACGGCTTATTATCTCTCACAACATCGCCAAGATTTCTCCGGTACTGTCAAAATTATCTTTCAACCTGCTGAAGAAGGACCCGGAGGGGCTAAACCCATGATTGAAGCAGGTGTCCTGAAAAATCCGGATGTCGATGGGATAATCGGATTGCATCTGTGGAATAACCTTCCCCTGGGTACGATTGGCGTGCGTCAAGGGGCTTTAATGGCAGCAGTAGAGTTATTTCGCTGTACAATTCAAGGTAAAGGCGGACATGGGGCGATGCCGGATCAAACTGTTGACGCGATCGTCGTAACTGCCCAAATTATCAATGCTTTACAAACAATTGTTGCTCGTAATATTAACCCCATTGATTCCGCAGTTGTTACAGTGGGCGAACTCCACGCAGGTTCGGCAATGAATGTCATCGCTGATAGTGCCAAAATAAGCGGTACTGTGCGTTATTTTAATCCCCAATACGAAGGTTATATTAGTCAACGCCTGGAGGAAATTATTGCGGGAGTTTGTCAAAGTCACGGCGCTAGTTACGAGTTAGATTACTGGCAATTATATCCGGCTTTAATTAATCATCATCAGATGACAGAATTAGTGCGTTCTGTGGCTACTGATGTAGTAGAAACGCCCGCAGGTGTAGTTCCCGAATGTCAAACAATGGGTGGGGAAGATATGTCTTTCTTTTTGCAACAAGTACCTGGTTGTTATTTCTTTCTCGGTTCGGCTAATCCAGAGAAAGGTTTAGCTTATCCACACCATCATCCTCGCTTTGATTTTGATGAATCAGTTTTATCTATGGGTGTAGAAATGTTCGTTCGTTGTGTCGAGAAATTCTGCCGTTAA
- a CDS encoding PAS domain S-box protein, whose amino-acid sequence MVFQDSLLSLPSLEQAINRDFTVVNSEIELAEVVSLMGFDRANSERIVTDDWVSNELEAPRETNYVVVKESGQFLGVFSDRDLVRAIAKGIKLDSKVQFLDLFQPSEISLRLGDAENILTPLLLFRQNQIRHLPITDERGKLLGIITPKTILHALKLMNLFRLGTVGEVSKSPVISVPETSSVENIAQLSAENQAIGVVITGENSLPVGIISERQIIQTWALGMDLAQISAATVMGRLGHQLKPGDSLLEAYQQMQSDRRSLLLVSQDWGIGLNIITEMELLRSLEPIQMYKRLKRAQKSICQLETEKATILRQRNAELEKQVQQRTAELEENCTKLKLQAKQAALVNQIVQAMRGTLDLDQILQTTVNQLHEALNVSRCLIFRPDGEQKLAIDHVSEATSQEDSLIDIHCDFYTHYQTQLARGEALVLPRIESSLSPEIQTSAKRCNLRAIAILPLLYQETYIGGISLHECDREREWTVEEIAFVKNIADHCAIAIHQAELYQQIQTELQERKKAETALREKQQMLQLVMDNIPQFIFWKDRNSVYLGCNCNFARAAGFEHPEQVIGKTDYDLPWTKTESDWYRQCDRWVMTTNTPEYNITETQLQANNQERWLDTNKVPLHDAEGNVIGILGTYEDITERKLAEEALQQLNQELELKIRERTQELQQTVAKLAREIAQRRQVETQLRESKQELQSILDHSPAIIYVTDLDYRYLLINRQYENLFGVTKEEFIGKTIYACWPQDIAEVFVENNRQVMESENPIKVEEIAPHPDGLHTYISVKFPLKNSNGETYAICGISTDITDRKQAQEALREKEKRLSMALHAAKMGTWDWDVTTNKLIWSPGTELIFGFAPNTFSGTLVAYLNCVPESDRDSILNTINQTFEEKIPYELEHRCIWADGTIRWVASKGDVIYNQAGEAIGMSGVVMDITERKEAENALRDSEFKLRAIVENSKDSIFIKDQIGRYVLINPAGTKFLNRSLENVLGKTDRELFAPETAQPIWAVDRQVMRSGSTLITEEAIEIEDSKYIFVSTKSPYLSPEGELLGIIGVCRDITAYKEAQETMRRQLAAVEAASDGIAIINAAGEYTYINQSHAQIFGYNSAEELIGKTWQELYNCDEAKRIEEEIFPLLIQQGTWQGEAVAKKRDGTTFAEEISLTGLPEGGLICVCRDISDRKRTEEALRLRERAIAATNNGIIITDARKPDLPVIYVNSAFERMTGYSAREVLNKNCRFLQGSDTDQPGLTQLRAAIKQGESCTVVLRNYRKDGSLFWNELSISPIHGDDGTLTHFIGIQSDITERQEAAEEIRATTSRLATLIENLQLGILVKDEFKRVIMVNQAFCDLFNLSVSPANLIGADFSNFAQTHQHLFAESEQFLHHHLEVSQGKQVITDEEISMSDGRILERDYVPIFVQGNYTGHLWMYRDITERKQAEKQLKSSLKEKEILLKEIHHRVKNNLQVISSLLKLQSAYITDEDTLSLFTESYNRVRSMALIHEKLYQSQGLAKIDASTYISDLTENLFRSYNISPNHLQLQLQLEKIQLDIDTAIPCGLIINELVSNSFKYGFPKQKQGEIWVKFLQPEPGKISLTVADNGVGLPPDFDLSEVESLGLQLVSNLTEQLNGEIEIYSHQGTTFTITFNQPNKAEK is encoded by the coding sequence ATGGTATTTCAGGATTCATTACTAAGTTTACCCAGTTTAGAGCAAGCAATTAATCGTGATTTTACGGTTGTCAACTCCGAGATCGAATTGGCGGAAGTTGTCTCTTTAATGGGCTTTGACAGAGCAAATTCGGAGCGAATTGTTACAGATGACTGGGTAAGTAATGAATTAGAAGCGCCGAGAGAAACTAATTATGTAGTAGTAAAAGAATCGGGGCAGTTTCTCGGAGTATTTAGCGATCGCGATCTAGTTCGGGCGATCGCCAAGGGAATTAAACTCGATAGTAAGGTGCAATTTCTGGACTTATTCCAACCATCTGAAATTAGTTTGCGTTTGGGTGATGCAGAAAATATTTTGACACCACTATTACTTTTTCGTCAGAATCAAATTCGTCATTTACCCATCACCGACGAGCGCGGCAAATTGTTAGGTATTATTACCCCGAAAACGATTCTCCATGCTTTAAAATTAATGAACTTGTTTCGACTGGGTACGGTGGGAGAAGTAAGCAAATCTCCAGTAATCTCTGTCCCGGAGACTAGCTCAGTAGAAAATATCGCTCAATTGAGTGCCGAAAATCAAGCGATTGGCGTCGTAATTACCGGAGAAAACTCTCTCCCAGTGGGGATAATCAGCGAACGCCAAATCATCCAAACTTGGGCATTAGGAATGGATTTAGCCCAGATATCTGCCGCTACAGTCATGGGGAGATTGGGACATCAATTAAAACCAGGAGATTCTCTCCTGGAAGCTTATCAACAAATGCAGAGCGATCGCCGCTCCCTACTCTTAGTTTCTCAGGATTGGGGTATCGGATTGAACATAATTACCGAAATGGAATTATTGCGATCGCTCGAACCCATTCAAATGTATAAAAGACTCAAACGCGCTCAAAAATCAATTTGTCAACTAGAAACAGAAAAAGCGACAATTTTACGCCAGCGTAACGCCGAACTGGAAAAACAAGTACAACAGCGCACTGCCGAACTCGAAGAAAATTGTACCAAATTAAAACTACAAGCCAAACAAGCAGCTTTAGTTAATCAAATCGTCCAAGCGATGCGAGGAACATTGGATTTAGACCAAATTCTCCAAACTACGGTTAATCAACTCCACGAAGCCTTAAATGTCAGTCGCTGCTTAATTTTTCGACCCGATGGAGAGCAAAAACTCGCAATCGATCATGTTTCGGAAGCTACCTCACAAGAAGATAGTTTAATCGACATTCACTGCGATTTTTATACTCACTACCAAACTCAGTTAGCTCGAGGGGAAGCTTTAGTTTTACCTCGAATTGAGAGTAGTTTATCTCCAGAAATCCAAACATCAGCCAAAAGATGTAACCTTCGCGCGATCGCGATCTTACCGTTACTCTACCAAGAAACTTACATCGGTGGAATTAGCTTACACGAATGCGATCGCGAACGAGAATGGACGGTAGAAGAAATCGCCTTTGTCAAAAATATCGCCGATCATTGCGCGATCGCCATTCATCAAGCCGAACTTTATCAACAAATCCAAACTGAACTCCAAGAACGAAAAAAAGCCGAAACTGCTTTGAGAGAAAAACAGCAAATGTTGCAGTTGGTAATGGATAATATTCCTCAATTTATCTTCTGGAAAGACAGAAATTCCGTTTACTTAGGCTGCAACTGTAACTTTGCGCGCGCTGCTGGTTTTGAGCATCCAGAGCAAGTTATCGGTAAAACCGACTACGACCTTCCCTGGACAAAAACAGAATCAGATTGGTATCGTCAGTGCGATCGCTGGGTAATGACCACAAATACACCCGAATATAACATCACCGAAACTCAACTACAAGCAAATAATCAAGAACGTTGGCTAGATACCAATAAAGTTCCCCTTCACGATGCTGAGGGTAATGTCATCGGTATTTTGGGAACCTATGAAGATATTACCGAACGAAAACTTGCCGAAGAAGCTCTCCAACAACTGAATCAAGAATTAGAACTCAAAATTCGAGAACGTACTCAAGAATTACAGCAAACTGTTGCCAAACTTGCTCGAGAAATTGCTCAACGTCGCCAGGTAGAAACCCAACTCAGGGAGAGCAAACAGGAACTCCAATCGATTTTAGATCACTCACCAGCAATTATTTATGTTACCGATCTCGATTACCGATATTTACTGATTAATCGTCAGTATGAAAATTTGTTTGGTGTCACCAAAGAAGAATTTATCGGCAAAACCATCTACGCTTGTTGGCCTCAGGACATCGCCGAGGTATTTGTAGAAAATAACCGCCAGGTAATGGAGAGCGAAAATCCAATTAAAGTCGAAGAAATTGCTCCTCATCCAGATGGGTTGCATACCTACATTAGCGTTAAATTTCCTTTAAAAAATAGCAACGGCGAAACCTATGCAATTTGTGGAATTTCCACAGATATCACCGATCGCAAACAAGCTCAAGAAGCACTTCGAGAGAAAGAAAAACGTTTGAGTATGGCTCTCCATGCTGCCAAGATGGGTACTTGGGATTGGGATGTCACCACCAACAAACTGATTTGGTCTCCAGGTACCGAATTAATTTTTGGTTTTGCACCTAATACTTTTTCTGGCACCCTTGTCGCTTATCTCAACTGCGTTCCCGAAAGCGATCGCGACTCGATCCTCAACACAATAAATCAGACTTTTGAGGAAAAAATACCCTACGAACTCGAACATCGCTGTATTTGGGCTGACGGGACAATTCGTTGGGTCGCTAGTAAAGGTGATGTAATTTATAACCAAGCTGGTGAAGCTATCGGTATGAGTGGCGTAGTTATGGATATTACCGAGCGCAAAGAAGCAGAAAATGCTTTGCGCGACAGTGAATTTAAACTCCGCGCCATTGTCGAAAACAGTAAAGACTCGATCTTTATTAAAGACCAAATTGGACGCTACGTCTTGATCAATCCAGCAGGAACAAAATTTTTAAACCGTTCTCTCGAAAATGTTTTAGGCAAAACCGATCGAGAGTTATTTGCACCAGAAACCGCTCAACCAATTTGGGCAGTAGATCGGCAAGTAATGAGGAGTGGAAGCACTTTAATTACCGAAGAAGCTATTGAAATTGAAGACAGTAAATACATCTTTGTTTCGACTAAATCTCCCTATCTTTCACCCGAAGGCGAATTACTAGGAATAATTGGAGTCTGCCGCGACATCACCGCCTACAAAGAAGCACAAGAAACCATGCGACGACAATTAGCGGCAGTAGAAGCAGCTAGTGACGGTATTGCGATTATCAACGCCGCAGGTGAATACACCTATATTAATCAATCTCACGCTCAAATTTTCGGCTACAACAGTGCCGAAGAATTAATCGGCAAAACTTGGCAAGAGTTATACAATTGTGACGAAGCCAAACGGATCGAAGAGGAAATCTTTCCCCTCCTCATCCAACAAGGTACATGGCAAGGAGAAGCAGTAGCAAAAAAACGAGACGGGACAACATTTGCTGAAGAAATTTCCCTAACTGGGCTTCCCGAAGGCGGACTAATTTGCGTCTGTCGCGACATCAGCGATCGCAAACGAACCGAAGAAGCCTTACGCTTAAGAGAAAGAGCGATCGCCGCGACCAACAATGGCATTATTATCACTGATGCCAGAAAGCCAGACCTACCTGTTATTTATGTTAATTCAGCCTTCGAGCGCATGACCGGATATTCTGCTCGTGAAGTGCTTAACAAAAACTGTCGTTTTCTTCAAGGTTCAGACACTGACCAACCTGGTTTAACGCAACTACGGGCTGCCATTAAACAAGGAGAAAGTTGTACCGTTGTCCTACGCAACTATCGCAAAGATGGCAGTTTATTCTGGAATGAATTAAGCATTTCGCCTATCCACGGAGATGATGGTACGCTTACCCACTTTATCGGCATTCAATCTGATATTACCGAACGCCAAGAAGCCGCAGAAGAAATCCGCGCCACAACTTCTCGCCTCGCAACTTTGATTGAAAATCTCCAACTCGGCATTTTAGTTAAAGATGAATTCAAGCGAGTTATTATGGTTAATCAAGCATTTTGCGATCTCTTTAATCTCTCCGTTTCTCCAGCGAATTTAATCGGAGCCGATTTTTCCAACTTCGCTCAAACTCATCAACATCTTTTTGCCGAATCTGAACAATTTCTTCACCATCATCTCGAAGTTTCTCAAGGTAAACAAGTAATCACTGATGAAGAAATTAGCATGAGTGATGGTCGAATTTTAGAACGAGATTACGTGCCAATCTTTGTCCAAGGAAACTATACCGGACATTTATGGATGTATCGCGACATCACCGAACGAAAACAAGCAGAAAAGCAATTAAAATCCTCACTGAAAGAAAAAGAAATACTACTCAAAGAAATTCACCACCGTGTCAAAAACAACTTGCAAGTTATTTCTAGCTTGCTCAAACTCCAATCTGCCTATATCACCGATGAAGACACTCTCAGCTTATTCACTGAAAGTTACAATCGAGTTAGATCGATGGCGCTAATCCATGAAAAATTATATCAATCCCAAGGATTAGCAAAAATTGACGCATCCACCTACATTAGCGACCTAACCGAAAATTTATTTCGCTCCTACAATATCTCACCAAATCACCTTCAATTACAACTACAATTAGAGAAAATTCAACTCGATATCGACACCGCCATACCTTGCGGCTTAATTATTAATGAATTAGTCTCTAACTCATTCAAATATGGTTTCCCCAAGCAAAAACAAGGTGAAATATGGGTGAAATTTTTGCAACCGGAACCAGGTAAAATATCCTTGACAGTCGCCGATAACGGAGTCGGTTTACCTCCCGATTTCGACCTGAGCGAAGTTGAATCATTAGGCTTGCAATTAGTCTCCAATTTAACCGAACAACTGAACGGAGAAATTGAGATTTACTCGCACCAAGGTACTACTTTCACAATTACATTTAACCAACCGAACAAAGCAGAAAAATGA
- a CDS encoding photosynthetic reaction center family protein — translation MSTVLQRQRELNISEVWSEFANWITSTENRIYIGWFGVLMIPTLLVATITFAIAFIAAPPVDMEGIREPIFGSILGSHNLITAAVVPTSAAIGLHFYPIWEASSIEEWLYNGGPYQLILLHFLIAIWTYLGRQWELSYRLGMRPWIAVAFSAPASAATAVLLVYPIGQGSFSEGMPLGISGTFYFMFGLQAQHNLLMHPFHMLGVAGVLGGALLSALHGSLVTSSLIRETSELESINAGYKFGQQEGTYNLLAGHSGFLGRLLIPGLGIRNSRSVHFLMGALPTIGIWFAALGISTMAFNLNGFNFNQSILNTAGKVIPTDADLINRANLGIQAMYAPNTHHFPNLLAGGQPTPVSLYSVG, via the coding sequence ATGAGTACCGTTTTACAACGCCAACGCGAACTCAACATTAGTGAAGTATGGTCAGAATTTGCTAATTGGATAACCAGTACCGAAAACCGAATTTATATTGGCTGGTTTGGTGTACTGATGATTCCGACACTTTTAGTAGCGACCATTACCTTTGCGATCGCCTTCATTGCAGCACCTCCGGTAGACATGGAAGGAATTCGCGAACCGATCTTTGGCTCAATTTTAGGCAGTCACAATCTCATCACCGCAGCCGTAGTACCAACCTCAGCCGCAATTGGTTTACATTTTTATCCCATTTGGGAAGCCAGTTCAATAGAAGAATGGCTTTACAACGGCGGTCCTTATCAACTCATTCTGCTACATTTTTTAATTGCCATTTGGACTTATCTCGGACGGCAGTGGGAATTAAGTTACCGCTTAGGAATGCGCCCTTGGATTGCCGTAGCTTTTTCCGCCCCCGCATCTGCGGCAACCGCCGTTTTGCTAGTTTATCCGATCGGACAGGGTAGTTTTTCGGAAGGAATGCCCTTGGGAATTTCTGGTACATTCTATTTCATGTTTGGACTACAAGCACAGCACAACCTGTTAATGCACCCGTTTCATATGTTAGGTGTTGCCGGAGTCTTAGGCGGTGCCTTATTAAGTGCGTTGCATGGCTCATTAGTGACCAGTAGTTTAATTCGGGAGACCAGCGAGCTAGAATCGATCAATGCCGGGTATAAGTTTGGTCAGCAAGAAGGAACCTATAATTTACTCGCCGGACACTCAGGCTTTTTGGGACGATTGTTAATTCCCGGATTAGGCATTCGCAATAGTCGTTCCGTCCATTTTCTGATGGGTGCTTTACCAACAATTGGCATTTGGTTTGCCGCATTGGGAATTAGTACGATGGCATTCAATCTCAATGGATTTAACTTCAACCAATCGATTCTCAATACTGCGGGGAAAGTCATTCCTACCGATGCTGACTTAATCAATCGTGCAAATCTAGGTATTCAAGCGATGTACGCACCGAATACGCATCATTTTCCCAATTTGCTGGCAGGGGGTCAGCCGACTCCAGTTAGCTTGTACAGTGTAGGTTAA
- a CDS encoding GerMN domain-containing protein produces MFKQKSILINCGLFFSLAGVTACSNNVSNVTGNPESNQIAQPNNQTANESYNVQVYFPEAGGEFTDTEAVTRTTESAAVAEFALEELIAGPTFPERERGLIDPIEFRGESNCGENFTVGIKNGEARVQFCRDVVTQGVGDDARIQTSIKQTLKQFSTVDSVVILDKNGNCFADASGRNQCLSAETREVQVYFPEAGGEFTDTEAVTRTTESVAVAEFALEKLIAGPTFPERERGLIDPIEFRGESNCGENFTVGIENGEARVQFCRDVVTQGVGDDARIQTSIKQTLKQFSTVDSVVILDKNGNCFADASGRNLCLQSA; encoded by the coding sequence ATGTTTAAACAAAAGTCAATTTTAATAAATTGTGGGCTATTTTTTAGTTTAGCAGGCGTAACTGCTTGTAGTAATAATGTTAGTAATGTAACGGGAAACCCCGAATCAAATCAAATCGCTCAACCCAATAACCAGACTGCTAACGAAAGCTATAACGTGCAAGTTTACTTCCCCGAAGCTGGAGGAGAATTTACCGATACAGAAGCAGTAACGAGGACAACTGAAAGTGCCGCAGTCGCGGAATTTGCCCTCGAAGAATTAATCGCAGGTCCAACTTTCCCAGAAAGAGAAAGAGGCTTAATAGATCCGATAGAATTTCGCGGGGAATCGAATTGCGGGGAGAATTTTACAGTAGGAATTAAAAATGGTGAAGCGCGAGTCCAATTTTGTCGCGATGTAGTTACTCAAGGTGTAGGAGATGACGCGAGAATCCAAACTTCAATCAAGCAAACACTCAAGCAATTTTCCACTGTAGATTCCGTAGTAATTTTAGACAAAAATGGTAACTGTTTTGCTGATGCTAGCGGCAGAAATCAATGTTTGTCAGCAGAGACAAGAGAAGTGCAAGTTTACTTCCCCGAAGCCGGAGGAGAATTTACCGATACAGAAGCAGTAACAAGGACAACTGAAAGTGTGGCAGTCGCGGAATTTGCCCTCGAAAAATTAATCGCAGGACCTACTTTCCCAGAAAGAGAAAGAGGCTTAATAGATCCGATAGAATTTCGCGGCGAATCGAATTGCGGGGAGAACTTTACAGTAGGAATTGAAAATGGTGAAGCGCGAGTCCAATTTTGTCGCGATGTAGTTACTCAAGGTGTAGGAGATGACGCGAGAATCCAAACTTCAATCAAGCAAACACTCAAACAATTTTCCACTGTAGATTCCGTAGTAATTTTAGACAAAAATGGTAACTGTTTTGCTGATGCTAGCGGTAGAAATCTCTGTCTCCAGTCAGCATAA
- a CDS encoding methyl-accepting chemotaxis protein produces MGSNRQPAKIESIESQKSSLEFLSWLASIAVIIIGSFVIIGWMFDITTLKSVIPGLVTMKANTAFGFIFGGTSLLLWHRQKNSPDSNPAALICAIAVLLIGLLTLIQYGFDVNLGIDELIFRESGDVVATASPGRMAPNSAVNFLLLGSALVLFCIPRPNYLPAQFLTILAFLVAFLGFLGYIYGNAVFYKFDSSFTAMALHTAVAFILLCVGILLASKDAGVMTVVLNDSAGGMMAQRLFPAAILIPPILCWLILVGFRREIYSPEMGISLIGMLNVIIFSVLIWWSARSLGSIDIQRRQAQASLKQAFQDLEVKAQEREIMANQLATTFSEITTTMNELDTASRTTAEQASAADSGAKKALNLSQQGIEAVERTEASMTRLQENVEAIAAEILRTQQQAGQIGDISRMVRNLANQTNMLALNASIEAVRAGEHGKGFGVVATEIRKLADQSKEFAEKIGILIAEINQAVNSTVRATDEGIKTTQSSVLLTRETAASFQGVAAAIDEIVLNNQQIALTANQQAAAISQVVNVVNEVNYRTN; encoded by the coding sequence ATGGGAAGCAATCGTCAGCCTGCAAAAATTGAGTCAATTGAGTCGCAGAAATCTTCGTTAGAATTTCTTTCTTGGTTAGCTAGTATTGCTGTCATTATCATTGGCAGTTTTGTGATTATTGGTTGGATGTTTGATATCACTACCCTGAAAAGTGTTATTCCTGGGTTGGTGACGATGAAAGCGAATACAGCTTTTGGCTTTATTTTCGGTGGCACATCTTTGTTATTGTGGCATCGACAAAAAAATTCGCCCGATTCTAATCCGGCGGCTTTAATTTGCGCGATCGCGGTGTTGCTGATTGGCTTACTCACACTGATACAATATGGTTTTGATGTTAATTTGGGTATCGATGAACTGATTTTTCGCGAATCGGGGGATGTGGTAGCTACAGCTTCTCCAGGACGAATGGCACCGAATAGCGCTGTGAATTTTTTACTGCTAGGATCGGCTTTGGTACTGTTTTGTATTCCTCGCCCTAATTATCTTCCGGCGCAGTTTTTGACAATCTTAGCTTTTTTAGTGGCGTTTCTGGGTTTCTTGGGCTATATCTACGGCAATGCTGTCTTTTACAAATTTGACTCTTCATTTACCGCAATGGCTTTACATACTGCCGTTGCCTTCATTTTGCTTTGTGTCGGCATTTTGTTAGCTAGTAAAGATGCTGGCGTAATGACAGTTGTACTTAATGATAGCGCTGGGGGCATGATGGCTCAACGTTTGTTTCCCGCCGCGATTTTAATTCCGCCAATTTTATGTTGGTTAATTTTAGTTGGTTTTCGCCGAGAAATTTATTCCCCAGAGATGGGCATATCTTTAATTGGAATGTTAAATGTGATTATCTTTTCCGTGTTAATTTGGTGGAGTGCGCGATCGCTGGGTTCGATCGATATTCAACGTCGTCAAGCTCAAGCTTCCCTCAAACAAGCGTTTCAAGATTTAGAAGTGAAAGCGCAAGAAAGAGAAATCATGGCGAATCAACTGGCGACGACATTTAGTGAAATTACCACGACGATGAATGAGTTAGATACCGCTTCAAGAACAACCGCCGAACAAGCTTCAGCAGCCGATTCAGGCGCCAAAAAAGCTTTAAACCTTTCTCAACAAGGAATCGAGGCAGTTGAGCGTACAGAAGCTAGTATGACCAGATTACAAGAGAACGTGGAGGCGATCGCGGCAGAAATTCTTCGCACTCAACAACAAGCAGGACAAATCGGCGATATTTCTCGCATGGTTCGTAATTTAGCCAACCAAACTAATATGTTAGCTTTGAATGCTTCGATTGAAGCGGTTCGCGCTGGAGAACATGGTAAAGGTTTTGGTGTGGTAGCAACGGAAATTCGTAAATTAGCTGACCAAAGTAAAGAGTTTGCAGAAAAAATCGGAATCTTGATTGCGGAAATTAATCAAGCAGTTAACTCCACTGTACGAGCAACCGATGAAGGAATTAAAACTACTCAATCGAGTGTGCTGTTAACCAGAGAAACCGCCGCCAGTTTTCAAGGTGTCGCGGCAGCAATTGACGAAATTGTCTTGAATAATCAACAAATTGCTTTGACTGCCAATCAACAAGCTGCGGCGATCTCACAAGTGGTTAATGTGGTTAATGAAGTTAATTATCGCACTAATTAA